In the genome of candidate division KSB1 bacterium, one region contains:
- the cysC gene encoding adenylyl-sulfate kinase, which translates to MMNQTAKSVVWHSGFVTQADRERLLGQKGLVVWFTGLPASGKSTIAHALEKRLFDEGRLCYVLDGDNIRHGLNSNLGFSPEDRQENIRRIGEVAKLFADAGVIAITAFISPYRRDRESARRLLPEGRFIEVFCRVSLETAEKRDPKGMYKKARAGEIKDFTGISAPYEEPDAPEIVIDTEHTSVEEAVEKIAAFLEKIMAV; encoded by the coding sequence CTGATGAATCAGACGGCAAAAAGCGTTGTATGGCATAGCGGTTTTGTGACCCAGGCGGATCGCGAACGGTTACTCGGGCAAAAGGGTTTGGTTGTCTGGTTTACGGGACTGCCGGCGTCCGGCAAATCGACGATTGCGCATGCGCTCGAGAAACGGCTCTTTGATGAAGGGCGTCTGTGTTATGTGCTCGACGGAGACAACATCCGGCACGGCCTTAACAGCAATTTGGGCTTTTCGCCGGAAGATCGACAAGAGAACATTCGCCGAATCGGCGAGGTGGCAAAGCTATTTGCCGATGCCGGGGTGATTGCCATCACGGCTTTCATCTCTCCTTATCGACGGGATCGGGAGTCCGCGCGTCGGCTACTGCCGGAAGGCCGGTTTATCGAGGTTTTCTGCAGGGTGTCGTTGGAAACGGCGGAAAAGCGCGACCCCAAGGGTATGTACAAAAAGGCGCGCGCAGGGGAAATTAAAGATTTTACCGGCATTTCCGCTCCCTACGAGGAACCGGATGCGCCGGAGATCGTTATTGATACGGAGCATACAAGCGTTGAAGAAGCGGTCGAAAAGATAGCGGCCTTTTTGGAAAAAATAATGGCGGTATGA
- the sat gene encoding sulfate adenylyltransferase, which produces MNALLVPPHGGKLQPLLVTGEEAAAARRAAEELRQIRMNSRETSDLIMLASGAFSPLAGFMCREDYQRVVKEMHLADGILWPIPITLSVSEEEAAAIRIGEQIALVCDESNELMGSMQVEEIYRYDKKMEARHVYRTEDENHPGVAKLYSQKEVLIGGRVTAFSEGPYPELYGNDYARPITTRQIFQDKGWRTVTAFQTRNPIHRSHEYCTKIALEISDGLLIHPLVGKLKADDIPADVRMKCYKALIENYYPKDRVVLKVYPMEMRYAGPREAVLHAIIRQNYGCSHIIIGRDHAGVGSYYGPFDAQKIFEEIGEEELAIKPLKIDWTFWCAKCDGMASPKTCPHDEAFRLTVSGTKIREALQKGEPLPEHFTRPEVAEILMDYYQKLRNKEAN; this is translated from the coding sequence GTGAACGCTCTGTTGGTACCCCCGCATGGAGGGAAATTACAACCGCTTCTTGTAACCGGTGAGGAAGCGGCCGCCGCCCGCCGCGCTGCCGAAGAACTGCGCCAAATTCGGATGAATTCGCGTGAGACCTCCGATTTGATTATGCTCGCATCGGGCGCTTTCAGTCCTTTGGCCGGATTTATGTGCCGCGAAGATTATCAGCGCGTAGTGAAAGAGATGCACCTCGCCGATGGAATCTTGTGGCCCATCCCCATTACATTATCCGTTTCGGAGGAAGAGGCGGCTGCTATTCGGATCGGCGAGCAGATCGCCTTGGTCTGCGATGAATCGAATGAGCTAATGGGCAGCATGCAGGTTGAAGAGATCTATCGCTATGACAAAAAGATGGAAGCGAGACATGTATACCGTACGGAAGATGAGAATCACCCTGGTGTGGCAAAACTCTATTCCCAAAAGGAGGTTTTGATCGGCGGCCGCGTCACGGCATTTAGCGAAGGGCCTTATCCCGAACTTTATGGTAATGATTATGCGCGGCCCATAACGACGCGGCAAATATTTCAAGACAAAGGATGGCGCACCGTAACCGCTTTTCAAACCCGCAATCCCATTCATCGATCCCATGAATATTGTACAAAGATCGCTCTTGAGATCAGCGACGGTCTATTGATCCATCCGTTGGTTGGTAAGCTGAAAGCGGATGACATTCCTGCGGATGTCAGAATGAAATGCTACAAAGCGCTGATCGAGAATTATTATCCGAAAGACCGTGTCGTACTAAAAGTGTATCCCATGGAAATGCGCTACGCGGGGCCTCGTGAAGCCGTTCTGCATGCCATCATTCGCCAAAATTACGGTTGCTCACACATCATCATCGGCCGGGATCATGCCGGAGTAGGGAGTTATTACGGGCCTTTCGATGCGCAGAAAATTTTTGAAGAAATCGGCGAGGAGGAGTTGGCCATCAAGCCGCTAAAGATCGATTGGACTTTTTGGTGTGCGAAATGCGACGGTATGGCATCTCCCAAGACCTGTCCGCACGACGAAGCTTTTCGCCTCACTGTCAGCGGAACAAAAATCCGCGAGGCTTTGCAGAAGGGCGAACCTTTGCCCGAACATTTTACCCGGCCGGAGGTGGCGGAGATTCTTATGGATTATTACCAAAAACTGCGCAATAAAGAGGCAAACTGA
- the trxB gene encoding thioredoxin-disulfide reductase, giving the protein MRNVIIIGSGPAGLTAAIYAARANLAPLVFTGMERGGQVTLTSDIENFPGFPDGIGGFEMSQRFEQQAQKFGAEIVSEIVTRVELTGAVKKVYTENAVYEAKAVIIATGSTPKRLGVPGENEFIGRGVSYCATCDGFFFTGKEVAVIGGGNSALDEGLFLTRFAKKVTIIHRRDRLRADAILQQRAKQNEKIAFILDSVVEEIIGDSSVKALKIRNVKTGAISELKVDGVFVFIGHSPNVSLFEGQIELDEQNYIKTDRRTKTNLAGVFACGDVQDSIYRQAITAAGSGCQAAIEAEKYIAELEGQK; this is encoded by the coding sequence ATGCGAAATGTGATCATTATCGGCTCGGGTCCGGCCGGATTAACGGCAGCCATTTATGCAGCGCGCGCAAATCTTGCTCCACTTGTGTTTACCGGCATGGAGCGCGGCGGTCAGGTGACGTTGACCAGCGATATCGAAAACTTTCCGGGATTTCCGGACGGCATCGGCGGATTCGAGATGTCGCAGCGCTTTGAACAGCAAGCGCAAAAGTTCGGCGCCGAAATCGTCAGCGAAATCGTAACACGCGTCGAATTGACCGGAGCGGTAAAAAAAGTTTATACCGAAAACGCGGTTTACGAAGCAAAAGCGGTTATCATTGCTACCGGCTCAACGCCCAAGCGCCTCGGCGTGCCGGGGGAAAACGAATTCATCGGACGCGGCGTATCTTACTGCGCCACCTGCGACGGCTTTTTCTTCACCGGCAAGGAGGTTGCGGTCATCGGCGGCGGCAACAGCGCACTGGACGAAGGACTCTTTTTGACGCGCTTTGCTAAAAAAGTGACCATCATCCATCGCCGCGATCGCCTTCGCGCCGATGCTATCCTTCAGCAAAGAGCAAAACAAAATGAAAAGATCGCGTTTATTTTGGACAGCGTCGTCGAAGAGATCATCGGTGATTCGAGCGTTAAAGCGCTCAAGATCAGAAACGTCAAAACGGGCGCAATCAGCGAGCTTAAGGTGGACGGTGTTTTTGTCTTTATCGGCCACTCGCCGAACGTCTCATTGTTCGAAGGGCAGATCGAGCTTGATGAGCAAAACTATATCAAAACCGATCGCCGAACAAAAACCAACCTTGCCGGCGTTTTTGCCTGCGGAGATGTCCAGGATTCCATTTATCGGCAGGCAATTACCGCAGCAGGGTCGGGGTGCCAAGCCGCCATCGAAGCTGAGAAATACATTGCCGAATTGGAAGGACAAAAATAG
- the greA gene encoding transcription elongation factor GreA produces the protein MKAMYLTKEQHQKLAEELRYLKTVERPKVVKEIAAAREHGDLRENAEYAAAKEKQRLIEGKILRLEETLARARVMTDEMLAHQAVHVGSRVKLVDLVTSEEIEYEIVPSAEFNPADDAISLDSPVGKALIGKKVDDIVEVKVPAGVLRYKIVSVQ, from the coding sequence ATGAAGGCGATGTATTTGACGAAAGAACAGCATCAAAAACTGGCCGAAGAACTGCGATACTTGAAGACCGTTGAGCGCCCCAAAGTGGTCAAGGAGATTGCGGCTGCCCGAGAACACGGCGATCTGCGGGAAAACGCCGAATATGCCGCCGCCAAAGAAAAGCAGCGCCTCATTGAGGGTAAGATTCTTCGTTTGGAAGAAACATTGGCACGTGCCCGCGTCATGACCGATGAAATGTTGGCCCATCAGGCCGTGCACGTCGGCAGCAGAGTTAAACTTGTCGATCTTGTCACCAGCGAGGAAATCGAATACGAAATCGTGCCATCCGCCGAATTCAACCCCGCGGATGATGCCATATCTCTCGATTCTCCGGTGGGTAAAGCGCTCATCGGCAAAAAGGTCGACGACATTGTCGAAGTCAAAGTGCCGGCCGGTGTATTGCGCTATAAAATCGTATCTGTTCAATAA
- a CDS encoding SDR family oxidoreductase codes for MEKRKVLITGASSGIGRELAGCFAAHGDDLILTARRGERLNELSEQLAGKYGIVCTPIVCDLSRPDAAQFLFEECRRRNLQVDVLVNNAGFGLNAAFIDSDLQKLMEMIQVNVTTLVELTHLFMPDMIERRKGGILNVASTAAFQPGPFMAVYYASKAFVLSFTEALAEELRGTGVQVTCLAPGPVDTEFQQVSGLRSSAMLRLLGRISAAETAEIAFRGFQRGKLLVIPGMMNKLGVFSVRILPRKWVRRMIRSINQVFP; via the coding sequence ATGGAGAAAAGGAAGGTTTTGATCACCGGAGCGTCTTCAGGCATCGGCAGAGAGCTGGCCGGCTGTTTTGCTGCTCACGGGGACGATTTGATCTTGACGGCACGACGGGGCGAAAGGTTGAATGAGCTGTCCGAGCAGCTGGCAGGCAAGTACGGCATTGTTTGTACGCCTATTGTATGTGATTTGAGTCGACCGGACGCGGCGCAATTTCTGTTTGAAGAATGTCGCCGCCGGAATCTCCAGGTCGATGTGCTGGTGAACAATGCCGGCTTTGGCTTAAATGCCGCTTTCATAGACAGTGATTTACAAAAGCTGATGGAGATGATTCAGGTCAACGTGACCACGCTCGTTGAACTGACGCATCTCTTTATGCCCGACATGATCGAAAGAAGGAAAGGCGGAATCTTGAACGTGGCTTCCACTGCGGCTTTTCAGCCGGGTCCCTTTATGGCGGTTTATTACGCAAGCAAAGCGTTCGTGCTTTCCTTTACTGAAGCCTTGGCTGAAGAATTGCGCGGCACCGGCGTTCAAGTGACGTGCCTTGCGCCCGGACCGGTGGATACCGAGTTTCAGCAGGTTTCCGGTCTGCGGTCTTCCGCCATGCTGCGCCTTTTAGGCAGGATCAGCGCCGCAGAAACGGCTGAAATCGCCTTTCGCGGGTTTCAACGCGGCAAACTCCTGGTTATCCCTGGGATGATGAATAAATTGGGCGTGTTTTCGGTGCGTATTCTACCGCGCAAATGGGTTCGGCGCATGATCCGGTCGATCAATCAAGTTTTTCCTTGA
- a CDS encoding DUF1015 family protein produces MATVQPFRGLRPNPAHAQQLATLPYDVVDSDEARELAKDNPYSFWHITKPEIDLPPGIDLYSDDVYRKGAENFTRFRREAILLEEPDSCFYLYQQIMGDHVQTGYVGCVSVDEYLAGIIKKHEHTRPDKVKDRVRLMEALNAQTGPVFLAYRQNQEMKRLTEEMLDKSLPLYDFVSFYNVRHRFFKIDYPPFNDLIREAFSRIPALYIADGHHRSEAAAEFCLQKRRELGKYSGKEEFNFFLAVIFPHSDLQILPYNRVVKDLMGRSPEAFLQELDRFFSVEPLSARLESVPAPQQFGLYLAGRWYLLRFKEPEKTADDVIARLDVSILQNYVLQPLLGINDPRTDKRIHFIGGIRGAQELERLVDSGEFEIAFSLYPTRIEQVMDVADAGQVMPPKSTWFEPKLLSGFVTHLLD; encoded by the coding sequence ATGGCGACCGTACAACCGTTTAGAGGACTTCGGCCGAATCCGGCTCACGCGCAACAGCTGGCGACGCTTCCTTACGATGTTGTGGATTCTGACGAAGCACGCGAACTGGCCAAAGATAACCCCTATTCATTTTGGCATATAACCAAGCCTGAAATCGATCTTCCTCCAGGAATCGATTTGTACAGCGATGACGTTTACCGGAAAGGGGCTGAAAATTTCACCCGCTTTCGGCGCGAAGCAATTCTTCTAGAGGAACCGGATTCGTGTTTTTATCTTTATCAGCAGATAATGGGCGATCATGTTCAAACCGGTTACGTCGGTTGCGTTTCGGTGGATGAATATCTAGCCGGCATCATCAAAAAACATGAACATACGCGTCCCGATAAAGTAAAGGATCGTGTCCGATTGATGGAGGCGCTTAACGCGCAGACGGGACCGGTCTTTCTCGCCTATCGTCAGAACCAGGAAATGAAACGACTGACCGAGGAGATGCTGGATAAAAGTCTACCCCTGTACGATTTCGTAAGCTTTTACAACGTCCGTCATCGGTTCTTTAAAATCGATTATCCACCGTTTAATGATCTTATACGCGAGGCGTTTTCCCGCATTCCTGCGCTGTATATTGCCGACGGTCATCACCGATCCGAAGCCGCCGCCGAGTTTTGCCTTCAAAAGCGACGCGAATTGGGAAAATACAGCGGCAAAGAAGAGTTCAATTTTTTCCTGGCCGTCATTTTTCCGCACAGCGATCTGCAAATTTTACCGTATAATCGCGTTGTTAAGGACTTAATGGGACGCTCGCCCGAGGCTTTTCTGCAGGAACTCGACCGATTCTTTTCAGTCGAACCGTTGAGCGCGCGGCTCGAATCAGTACCGGCACCGCAGCAGTTTGGTCTCTACCTCGCCGGCCGATGGTATCTGCTTCGTTTCAAAGAGCCTGAAAAGACGGCCGATGACGTCATCGCCAGGTTGGATGTTTCGATCCTGCAAAATTACGTTCTGCAGCCGCTGCTCGGCATCAATGACCCGCGCACCGACAAGCGGATTCATTTCATCGGCGGCATACGCGGCGCGCAAGAATTGGAAAGGCTTGTCGACAGCGGCGAGTTTGAGATCGCTTTTTCGCTCTATCCCACACGCATCGAGCAGGTGATGGACGTTGCCGACGCGGGCCAGGTCATGCCGCCAAAATCCACTTGGTTCGAGCCCAAGCTGCTGAGCGGCTTTGTAACGCATCTTTTGGATTAG
- a CDS encoding GMC family oxidoreductase → MSFDFDYAVIGSGFGGSVAALRLAEKGYSVCVLEQGKRWRDHDYPTTNWHLHKWLWAPRIGCYGIQRLSFFRNALLLTGTGVGGGSLVYCAVLLQPPDSFYHDPQWADMDGDWKSTLAPFFQTAEMMLGVADNPRLGPADELLREYAEQIGREAFFRPTRVGIFFGDPERETPDPYFGGRGPARKGCDFSGRCMVGCRQGGKNSLDRNYLYLAEQLGAEIRPEICVTAIRPHLDGYLIESHRSTGIIRRSLPPLFVRGVVTAAGALGTLKLLMNCKAKGYLPNLSNVLGKSVRTNSEVLVGVLARDTKTDYSKGIAITSSLLVNETTHIEPVRYPAGSNAMFWLGTLMIDGGRRICRPLKYLAAVVTHPLTFFRLLNPVNWAKRAIILLVMQKKDNKMEINFERRWYRLFRRGLTARQKTSSIPVYIPEANAAARAIAAKIGGDPVSSITEVLFNMPLSAHIIGGCVMGRDKDHGVVDKYLCAYGYKNFYIVDGSVLPANLGVNPSLTITALAEYAMSHIPEKSHAD, encoded by the coding sequence ATGTCCTTTGATTTCGACTATGCCGTAATCGGCTCCGGTTTCGGCGGAAGTGTTGCCGCCTTGCGTCTGGCGGAAAAAGGCTATTCCGTGTGCGTGCTGGAACAAGGAAAGCGTTGGCGCGACCATGATTATCCGACAACCAATTGGCATCTGCACAAATGGTTATGGGCGCCGCGCATCGGCTGCTACGGAATTCAAAGGTTGAGCTTTTTCCGTAATGCGCTGCTGCTGACCGGCACGGGAGTCGGCGGCGGCAGTCTGGTCTATTGCGCCGTGCTGCTTCAGCCTCCGGATTCATTTTACCACGACCCGCAGTGGGCCGACATGGACGGCGATTGGAAATCGACTTTGGCGCCGTTCTTTCAAACAGCCGAAATGATGCTCGGCGTTGCGGATAATCCGCGGCTGGGACCGGCCGATGAACTGTTGCGCGAATATGCCGAACAAATCGGAAGAGAAGCCTTTTTTAGGCCCACTCGGGTAGGCATCTTTTTCGGCGATCCGGAACGGGAGACTCCTGATCCTTATTTCGGCGGTCGCGGACCGGCGCGCAAAGGCTGCGACTTTTCCGGCCGCTGCATGGTGGGCTGCCGTCAGGGCGGAAAAAACTCGCTCGATCGAAATTACCTCTACCTTGCCGAGCAACTGGGAGCCGAAATAAGGCCCGAAATCTGCGTGACGGCCATTCGGCCTCATCTGGACGGTTATCTGATCGAATCGCACCGATCCACCGGAATTATTCGGCGTTCGCTGCCGCCGTTGTTCGTGCGCGGTGTCGTGACGGCCGCCGGTGCTTTGGGCACGCTCAAGCTGCTCATGAACTGCAAAGCCAAGGGCTACTTGCCCAATCTCTCCAACGTACTGGGTAAAAGTGTCCGCACCAATAGTGAAGTCCTGGTCGGCGTATTGGCGCGCGACACAAAAACCGATTATTCAAAAGGCATTGCCATTACTTCCAGCCTCCTTGTCAATGAAACGACTCATATCGAACCGGTCCGCTATCCTGCCGGATCGAATGCGATGTTTTGGCTGGGTACCCTGATGATCGACGGCGGCAGGAGGATTTGCCGTCCATTAAAATACCTTGCTGCCGTGGTTACGCATCCGCTGACCTTTTTTCGTCTTCTCAATCCGGTCAATTGGGCCAAGCGGGCAATTATTCTTTTGGTCATGCAGAAAAAAGACAACAAAATGGAAATTAATTTCGAGCGGCGATGGTATCGGTTGTTTAGACGCGGATTGACGGCGCGTCAAAAGACGAGCAGCATCCCCGTTTATATTCCTGAAGCAAATGCGGCTGCCCGCGCCATTGCGGCAAAAATCGGCGGCGATCCGGTCAGCTCGATCACCGAAGTGTTGTTCAACATGCCTCTTTCCGCCCATATTATCGGCGGCTGCGTCATGGGCCGCGATAAAGACCATGGGGTAGTGGACAAATATCTTTGCGCCTACGGGTACAAGAATTTTTACATTGTCGATGGTTCCGTTCTCCCCGCCAATTTGGGTGTCAATCCCAGTTTGACCATCACGGCACTTGCCGAATATGCCATGAGTCACATTCCGGAGAAATCCCATGCCGACTGA